The region CGCGGCGTCGGTGTTGCGGTAGAGGACGTGCCGACCCTGCCGGGTCCGTGAGGTCAGGCCGGCGGCGTGCAGCGCGGCCAGGTGCTGGGAGACGTTCCCGGCGGACATCCCGGTGAGTCGGGCCAGGTCGGTGGTCGTCGACGGCGTGTCGAGCAGATGCAGCAGCGCGGCGCGGCCGGGGCCGACCACCCGAGCCAGCGGGTCTCCGGGCGGCGCCCCGGTCGCCTCCCACAGCGTTCCGACCGCCCGGACCGGGTACGCGGCGGCCGGCAGCGAGTCC is a window of Micromonospora sp. WMMD961 DNA encoding:
- a CDS encoding helix-turn-helix domain-containing protein, giving the protein LGDRVVSDDPFERDFDLRGRGLALNPTVFTERRVLWNLLEDSLPAAAYPVRAVGTLWEATGAPPGDPLARVVGPGRAALLHLLDTPSTTTDLARLTGMSAGNVSQHLAALHAAGLTSRTRQGRHVLYRNTDAARVLLRASQGG